Proteins co-encoded in one Caloenas nicobarica isolate bCalNic1 chromosome 19, bCalNic1.hap1, whole genome shotgun sequence genomic window:
- the FUT7 gene encoding alpha-(1,3)-fucosyltransferase 7, which produces MLRALLRLLWGRPGVKVVVTAGVFVTTLWNLRCFLNPSELSGEGPKHTEPLVVLVWAWPSKQIPNISGDVCRELYSITGCWLTTERRLLHRADVVVFPHTRLQPGRDRLPKERPPGQNWVWVSLESPSNAKALAGWNQTFNWVMTYRRDSDIFIPYGKLVPNRSATVNIPTKTNLVSWVISNYHRTQKRAEVYKNLSRYLHVNIYGKANNKPLCKDCLLPTTSKSKFYLAFENSIHQDYITEKLWRNSLLAGTVPVVLGPPRANYEQFVPADSFIHVDDFGSLAELATFLKTMNSSRYRQFFAWQKRYSVKLYADWRERICTICTTYPSLPRGHIYPDLESWFNT; this is translated from the coding sequence atGCTTCGGGCATTGCTACGGCTGCTGTGGGGCCGGCCCGGCGTGAAGGTGGTGGTCACTGCCGGGGTGTTTGTAACCACTCTCTGGAACCTGAGGTGCTTCCTCAACCCCTCTGAGCTCTCCGGAGAAGGCCCCAAGCACACTGAGCCGCTGGTGGTCCTGGTGTGGGCATGGCCTTCAAAACAGATCCCCAACATCAGTGGGGATGTTTGCCGTGAGCTGTACAGCATCACGGGCTGCTGGCTCACCACGGAGCGGCGGCTCCTGCACCGGGCAGATGTGGTGGTGTTTCCCCACACCAGGCTCCAGCCCggcagggacaggctgcccaaggagagGCCACCGGGGCAGAACTGGGTGTGGGTCTCGCTGGAGTCCCCTTCCAACGCTAAAGCTCTAGCGGGATGGAACCAGACCTTCAACTGGGTGATGACATACAGGCGGGACTCAGACATCTTTATCCCCTACGGCAAGCTTGTGCCCAACCGGTCAGCCACCGTGAATATCCCCACAAAGACCAACTTGGTGTCCTGGGTTATCAGCAACTACCACAGGACTCAGAAAAGAGCTGAAGTCTACAAAAACCTCTCCAGGTACCTCCATGTTAACATATACGGGAAAGCAAACAACAAGCCACTTTGCAAGGACTGCCTCTTGCCAACAACATCCAAATCCAAGTTCTACCTGGCCTTTGAGAACTCCATTCACCAGGACTACATCACCGAGAAGCTCTGGAGGAACTCGCTGCTGGCCGGCACCGTGCCCGTGGTGCTGGGGCCTCCGCGGGCCAACTACGAGCAGTTTGTCCCCGCAGACTCTTTCATTCACGTCGATGACTTTGGTTCGCTGGCAGAACTGGCCACCTTCCTGAAGACCATGAACTCCAGCCGCTACCGGCAGTTCTTTGCCTGGCAGAAGAGGTACAGCGTGAAGCTCTATGCCGACTGGAGGGAGCGCATCTGCACCATCTGCACCACCTACCCCAGCCTGCCCCGTGGCCACATCTATCCCGACCTGGAGAGCTGGTTCAACACCTAG
- the LOC135996603 gene encoding POU domain, class 5, transcription factor 3: MFSPDGGLPAAPFGLLPDAGPPFPRSGFDGAAAQPLFFPFAAEPEGARDPPPARAWLPPPAGPPAKAEARPGRPCRQPSPEPRAAGCCGPAWPAPPWAGPAAPNAANAALPGPPFPGPAAAFPGPQLCPAALQPGSGGLSGLGSSGSSSGAASEGGHSSDSGDEEAPTSEELEQFAKDLKHKRIMLGFTQADVGLALGTLYGKMFSQTTICRFEALQLSFKNMCKLKPLLQRWLNEAENTDNMQEMCNAEQVLAQARKRKRRTSIETNVKGTLESFFRKCVKPSPQEISQIAEDLNLDKDVVRVWFCNRRQKGKRLLLPFGNEAEGVMYDMNQPLVPPGLPIPVTSQGYSLAPSPPVYMPPFHKAEMFPQALQPGLSMSNSSH, encoded by the exons ATGTTCAGCCCGGACGGGGGGCTGCCGGCCGCCCCCTTCGGCCTCCTGCCCGACGCCGGGCCGCCCTTCCCCCGCAGCGGCTTCGACGGGGCGGCCGCCCAGCCGCTCTTCTTCCCGTTCGCCGCCGAGCCCGAGGGCGCCCGCGACCCGCCGCCGGCCCGCGCCTGgctgcccccgcccgccgggccgcccgccAAGGCGGAGGCGCGCCCGGGCCGGCCCTGCCGCCAGCCCTCGCCCGAGCCCCGCGCCGCGGGCTGCTGCGGCCCGGCCTGGCCCGCCCCGCCCTGGGCCGGGCCCGCGGCCCCCAACGCCGCCAATGCCGCCCTGCCCGGCCCACCCTTCCCCGGTCCCGCCGCCGCCTTCCCCggcccccagctctgccccgcTGCCCTACAGCCGGGCTCCGGCGGGCTCTCCGGGCTGGGCAGCAGCGGCAGCTCCAGCGGTGCCGCCAGCGAGGGCGGCCACTCCAGCGACAGCGGCGACGAG GAAGCGCCAACCTCGGAAGAGCTGGAGCAGTTTGCCAAGGACCTCAAGCACAAGCGCATCATGCTGGGCTTCACCCAGGCTGACGTGGGGCTGGCTCTGGGCACTCTCTATG GGAAGATGTTCAGCCAGACGACCATCTGCCGCTTCGAAGCGCTCCAGCTCAGCTTCAAGAACATGTGCAAGCTGAAGCCGCTGCTGCAGCGTTGGCTCAATGAGGCGGAGAACACGGACAACATGCAAGAG ATGTGCAATGCAGAGCAAGTGTTGGCCCAAGCCCGGAAGAGAAAACGCAGGACCAGCATCGAGACCAACGTGAAGGGGACGCTGGAGAGCTTCTTCCGCAAGTGCGTGAAGCCCAGTCCCCAGGAGATCTCCCAGATCGCCGAGGACCTCAACCTGGACAAAGAC GTGGTCCGGGTCTGGTTTTGCAACCGGCGTCAGAAAGGCAaacggctgctgctgccctttggCAACGAGGCGGAGGGGGTGATGTATGACATGAACCAGCCCCTAGTGCCCCCCGGTCTGCCCATCCCGGTGACGTCCCAGGGCTACAGCCTGGCTCCCTCCCCTCCTGTCTACATGCCGCCCTTCCACAAAGCTGAGATGTTCCCTCAAGCGCTGCAGCCTGGGCTCTCCATGAGCAACAGCAGCCACTGa